The DNA region AGCAATCTTAATACAACATGAAAATTCAATGCCGCTCATTACTATTACTAACATTGTTGCCCAAAATCTCACATCTACAAATATGTAATATTCATACAAAATTTAATAAACCAAGTAATCAATGAGGAACCAGAGACAAAAAGCTAAACAAATGCTTACCCAACAGAAAAGCAACTTGTTTTTCATGTCTCCCATCAAATAATCAATAACTCGTTGAACATTTTTCCTATGACAACACCAAAACCGGAGTCAAGTTTATACTACAGCACATTGTTAAAAATCTACAAGATCCAAGAAGTAAAAGAGGGAAGTTTTAATCTTTGTAAAACAGAAATGAGACAGAGAAAAGGAACACAAGAAGTTAGTTAAGTCGTACTTCGTCCTTGAAGACCATATACCAACTTCAAATTTCTCAAAGCAGAACTTCAGAAACTCAAGATAAAAGGGCCTCTTGAATACTGAAATCAAATACAACCTAATTAGTAAAGTATGGATGATTAATTAAAAAGTAGAACAAGAACAACACAATATTTACTCACTTGCTCGCCCTGCAATGGTTGCATCAGCTTTATGGTCCTTTGGACGGGGAGAAACTATGTCCGCTAGCAACCCATTTATATCAAGAACAAGAAGTTTTTTCTTCAAGCTTCCAACTTGTGTTCTAACCAAAGAAATTCCCAAAGTTTCTGAACTAAGCTCTTCGTTTATGACAGAAGTAGGTACCATCTTCATTTGATTAGTATAAGAAGAAAACTCCTTGTtattctttctttcatctgCTACAGTTGACTCAGTATTCAGTGTATTTTTAACACCTTCCAATGGAATGTCACAGACTATTTTACTGCTTTGTAATGCATGGATATCCATTGTATCGTTCCCTCAATCGACCCAATAAACCGGTCTCACACCAACCTATATATCATTGCACTACATTTGACACAATGAACCCTGCAAAAATGATATAGCCATGAaatattcaaaattcaaataagGTCACAGAATAAATTGAAACAATCTAGCAAGCACACGCGCAATTTAATACAGTTCGGCATTGCaataaaaatatacatattGCTAGATGAAAAAACCCTcagacaaaacaaaaaaaatcatatatattgAAACAATCTAGCAAGCACACGCGCAATTTAATACAGTTTGGCGTTGCAATAAATACATACATATTGGTATTTGCTAGATGAAAAAACCCTCAgtcaaaacagaaaaaaaaaatattggaatCTTCCAAATCTCATCTCCTAAACTTATGCAGCCATTGATTGATTGCACTCACGTTCTATACAAAATTATCCAACTAATTATACAGCATTGCATATACCAAGCTTTCATCTGTGCATTTATCAAGTCTTAATGAGGCATGGTAATTAGCAAGGCTAAGATTCTAAATTACTACACAATTATAACTAACAACGGTGGGGAAATAAAACTAATTGCGAATTGATTGATTAACAACAAGTTGTCAACTGGTAATCAAAGAAACAAAGATAATGAAACAGGTAAAGTAAGGCAAAGTGCGAATGTGGTACCTGGGCAGGATTAGAACATGAACATGAGGAAGTTAAGGCAgagaaagtgggaaagagagttcagtttcagtttcagtttGGTTTAACCGTCTCAAGTAAAAGCTGGTCTGGTTTGGTCAGAACCGGCGACGTGGGGGTGTGATGTGGATGTGGGGACTCTTTCTTGAGTTTGTGTGTATAGCCGTTGACTGGAGAAGAAACAGGCTAGTTTTATGTTCAAAAACTGAACAGACTTGTCAAAGACAGAGACTTCAATTTGGACCAACAAACTTTGTCTCAGCCATTTgggctaaagcccatgctacttccacttttattttttaaagtgCAATTTCTCACTCTCGACACTTAatttctcactttttttttttctatttcaatTTCTTACCTCCAACACTCAATTTTCCACATCACTTTAAAGTAGAAAAATATTATAGTACACCCACATGAGATacatttagggttttgaaaatgCGGAATGTAACTTATAGTTATGTGAATTGAAACCTTAAACATAAATTATACCATTTGGTTCCGGAATCTTAAACCTGAAAAGTATTCCCAAGTTTAATATTCCAGGATTTGTTATTCCCTTAATGCATTTCGGGTTTTTCAATTCCTAAAACATAAGTCACAACATTATTAATAACTTAAAACCCATGAAAGCATTTTAAAGATTTCGAGATTTAGAACCAGTAATTGATAGTGTTAGAGTTGTATTCCAGATTTTAAGACCAAGTAATAACAAAACACCGACATAATCAACAAAACACTTGTAGAATCAATAAAGCACTAGCAGAATCAACATTGAACATTAATTCTAACATCAAAGGGGGAAGATGAACTACATCAAGCATGATCAAAACTTCATACATAATCATATCatccatatatcaaaatttacaaaaaaaaaaatcattaaaaactAAGGAACAAAGGTTTGAGTTATGAGTTATAAATTTCGAAATAAATAATTGGGATCTGGTTCTAAATctcaaaactaaaataaaaaactaggAACAAAAGAGTTCCGGGTTTGAAATAATGGAACGGTTAGCTAAATAGTTCAACGTAACAACTTTCAAGATTTAGATCAGCGAAGCTTCGCTCCAATAACAGAAGCTTCGACAATGAGATTGATGAAAGGGAGAGGGTGAGAGAAAGAACCACAccagaagaggaagattggtGATGATGAAAATCGGGAGATGAAGAGAGTGAGGTTCAGAGACAGAGATGAGAGTGAGAGTAGGTGATGAGTGATAGTGAAGGGCAAAGAGGAGATGGTAAAGAGGTTTATTTTGAAAGAGGGGTATTTTTTATGCTTATTATATTTGGGTAAGATGAAAAATTGGATGATGAGGGTGAAAAATTTAAcacctttttttcttttatttacaaATCTCaactttttgacaaaaaaatgtctcaatttttttaaaatcaataagTTTAATTCTTGACCTACGTTAGTAAAAATATTGACTAGtagttaataatattttatagttatttttacaaaaaaatatatttaatatttgtaactaattgtaaaaaaatttagtATGAAGAAACCTTAGTTATATCATCCTGTTATATACTCTTTTGAACCTTAGTTGATTTGGTTTTGTTGAAGAACATGAGTCCTAGATATCTATTTTGAAATTGATATAATATTAGTAGGTATTTCAATCGTAAGTATTGAACCCGACCTAGTTTTCAATGGCAAGCCCCActggctctgctagggtttcaaaGAATCTTGGAGGAAGATCAGGAGGAAGAAGACGTTACTGGAACGATGCAGATGCTTCCAACTCTCGAGATGGTTTTACGTTGTTCGTGGACGGCCTGGATGACAACGTGAAATACAAGCAGCTGAGGAGGGAATTTGAAAAATTCGGGGAGGTAGAGAGGGTGTACATTCCCAGGTACaagagaaaaggaagaaggCTTAGATTTGGTTTGATACACTTTAGCTCAAGGAAGGATGGCACCAGAGCAATGGAGAACTGGCATAGGCGAAGGTTTTATAGTACGTTCTTGACTGTACTCCCGGCAAGGTTCCCCATGCCGAGAAGGAGAAATCGAACAGAATTTGAGAACAGGGACCGAAATGCCATAAGAATGTTTTGGAAACGCAAAGAGACAGGGGCGACAAATGGAGAAGAACATGGACGGAAAAAACAAAGGATCAGAAAGGAATGGAGCAGGAAAACAAGAATTCGAAAGGAATGGAGGATTAAGAGTAATCCTCTAATTCAATCTGAGCAAGTTATTGACTGGAACCGAACGAAGGTAACTAGGAATACCAAGTTGTCCAAGGCTGCGATCATAAGTTTGAAGACTCTGGAGAGTGCAGGCGAAATTCAGTTGATGCTGGAGAGAAAGGGATGGGGTGAGGCTGTTGTAAAATCTTTCGGAGCCTTAGAAAGAGTGGTTGAGTTCCATTCAGAAAAGGACTGtgaagacttcattttgggatGGAATGGGGAGACAGAGTGTTGGATTGAGGCGGTGCGACGGGCAGAATCGTGGGAATACCCCAAAAGCTTCCTAACTTGGTTGAAAATCTGGAAAGCGCCGATAGGTTTATGGACTGCTGAATTCTTTGCAAAACTCGTTGGGAGCATGGGCACTATGATATCTTTTGAggaaaatggtgaaaatgagggATACGAAGTTGCGAGAATTTTGATCCAGGCAAATGATCCAATTCTAGAGAATGTTAGCATTCCTGTTTGTGTTGATGGTAGAGAACTGAATATATGGATTGAAGTTGAACGAACAGAACCAAATTGCAGGATCAATCATCACAAATTCATGACACCGGAAAACTCCTTTGTAGCTGAATCAGAGGGGATGAGATCGCCGGCGACGGAGAAGGAGAACCGACAGGAATCGGAAGAGTCACCGGAAGAGATAGGGACAAACTCATTAGTGGGCGGCGCATTGGAAACCCACAAAAGTAATGATTACAGTGGCATGGGGGACAATAACGCCTTGATGATCTTTACAAGGAATGCTGAATGGACTACGTCAATGTGGGGGGCCCAGGAAGTCGCAGAGTCAGTTGGTttgaatataaatatatttgggTGGGAGATATTTGTATGTAACAACTTGATGAGACTTGAGATTCCTACATAAGGAaggaatttatttttatttgtgtGCAGCTTTCCAATTAATAATAGGTCTTATATCAATAGTGGACTTTCTACATTTTTATGGGCCAATCAGAGTAGTTTCAGGCCACTCCAGTCTTTCATTAGTGGGCCTGGCGAGTCTAGCTCAAATGCTCATATGCAGGATTTTTTGAGTGATAAAGAAGGGGAGGTGGATCTAGAATGTTCTTTCCCTTCTGCCCTGATGCAAGAGGACATGGGTTTTGATTCCCAACAAGAGATTGGCGAGGACAACGAGGAGGAAGGAACTGAATGTGATTCTCTCTCACACATTCGTCAATTGGCCAGGAAAGGAGTGAGTAGGAAAAGCAAGCTCAAGGCTTTGGAGACAATAGACAACGATAGAGCTCAGAAGGCCTACACGGGAAGAAAAAGAGGGAGGAAGCCAAGATCGGAAGTGGGCTCTGCTATTCTCAGAGAAGTGAACGATGGTGTAACATGTGTTGACCCCATGATTGCAAGCTTACAAGCTTCTGCAGAAAGAGCGAACTCTGGCGCTTACTTCACTAGGGCGACAAAAGCTTGGCTACTAGGAAAATCAGCAGGGCTACGCTATCCTGGTTCTGACGAAGAAGCAATTAGGGGTCTTGCAGCGGAATTGGAAGAGGACAGACCTGTAACCTGAGGTCTGGTTGGGGATTGTTCTCCATTGGCGGACCTGGCTCGTGTGTGGTTTAGGTGGTGCGGAGAAAAGTCGGTCAGTCAAAGATGCAATAAGGATAGCAAAAGTGGAAGTGTGGCTTCTTCAAGAGTCCAAATTGGGGGAAGAGAAATTGAGAATAGGATGGAAGCTGTTTCAATCTCTGAATATGCAAGGAGAGCTAATTCATGCCAATGGATCCGCAGGAGGGTTGGTGACATGTTGGGGCCCTTCGAAAATCATAGAGGAAGAGGTGGTGAAAAATAGCATAACTTTGGTATTCTAGTCGCGAGTGGTACATATTTCTGTCCTTATTGTTGTGGTAAACATTTACTATCCAAATAATGTTTTTGAGAGGAGAACTGATCTGGAAAATCTGATCGAGGTGTTGAGCACATAGGGACCTGATGTGTGTGAGTGTTTATGGGTGATCTTTTTGGTTCTACGAACCATGGGGAAAAAAGAGGGGGAATAGATGAATTGGTCATATTTCTATACAACTTCGTTGAGGGATTGAATTTAATTGACCTCTATCTAGCTAATGGAGACTTTAATTGGTTTTTTTCGTGAAG from Lotus japonicus ecotype B-129 chromosome 2, LjGifu_v1.2 includes:
- the LOC130739449 gene encoding uncharacterized protein LOC130739449 isoform X2, with protein sequence MDIHALQSSKIVCDIPLEGVKNTLNTESTVADERKNNKEFSSYTNQMKMVPTSVINEELSSETLGISLVRTQVGSLKKKLLVLDINGLLADIVSPRPKDHKADATIAGRAIFKRPFYLEFLKFCFEKFEVGIWSSRTKKNVQRVIDYLMGDMKNKLLFCWDLSHCTETSFRTLENKHKPLVFKDLRKLWEKHDPDLPWEKGYYNELNTLLLDDSPYKALLNPLLEAICENIYIDWQMLKICPSTLRNTHLAKTVSPKKVNHGTSISSLKTHG
- the LOC130739449 gene encoding uncharacterized protein LOC130739449 isoform X1; the protein is MDIHALQSSKIVCDIPLEGVKNTLNTESTVADERKNNKEFSSYTNQMKMVPTSVINEELSSETLGISLVRTQVGSLKKKLLVLDINGLLADIVSPRPKDHKADATIAGRAIFKRPFYLEFLKFCFEKFEVGIWSSRTKKNVQRVIDYLMGDMKNKLLFCWDLSHCTETSFRTLENKHKPLVFKDLRKLWEKHDPDLPWEKGYYNELNTLLLDDSPYKALLNPPNTSVFPHSFTYQNKSDNSLAAGGDLREYLHRLANAEDMPKYIEEHPFGQDGITEKSESWNFYLQFENSWMKCMLSQAVTSLMARKLG